The DNA window GGGGGCGTCTTCCATGACTGCCATCCTGTCCGCCCTTGGAGCCTGACCCATCCCCCGGATCCGCGTCGGGCAGTTCGAGCTCTTCTACCAGCGCACCGGCCCCGCGCGCCCGCCCTCCGTCATCCTCATCATGGGCTGGGGCGGCGACCATACCGCCTGGGCCTTGCAGGTGGCCGCCTTGGCCGAAGAGTTCGACGTCATCGCCTTCGACAATCGCGGCGCGGGACAAAGCGATGCGCCGGACGTGACGTATTCGATGGTCGACATGGCCGAGGACGTCACCGGCCTCATGGACGAGCTGGGGGTGCGCACCGCCCATGTGGTCGGCGCCTCCATGGGCGGCATGATCGGGCAAGAGCTGGCCCTCCGGCACCCCGACCGCGTGCTGAGCCTGCAGCTCCACGGCACGACCGCTCATATCGACGAGTGGGGCCGCGCGGTCATCGACAACTTTCTCCGCGCCAAGAGGCATGGCAATGTCGAAGAGTTCACCCTCTTCGTCCTGCCCTGGATCCTCTGCCGGAAGACCTTCACGGAGCGACGCGACTTCGTGGAGATGTGGATACAGCGGGCCCTCGAGTACCCGTTCCAGACGACCCTCGTCGGGCTGAACCGCCAGGCTCAGGCCATACGCGGCCATGACACCCGCGACCGCCTGGCCACGCTGCGCATGCCCACGCTCATCACCACGGGCACGGAGGACATCCTGGTGCCGCCCTCCGCCTCGGACGATCTCCACGCGCGGATCGCGGGCTCTGAGCTCGTCCGCATCCCCGAGGCGGGCCACATGCACTTCCTCGAGCAGGCTCCCACCTTCAACGACGCCTGCCTCGGCTTCCTCCGCAAGCACCTGAACTAAGCAGGCGGCTCAAAAAGTCTAGACACGGCTCGTCGCGATCGTCAGACTGACGGGTCCGGTAGCACACTTC is part of the Candidatus Methylomirabilota bacterium genome and encodes:
- a CDS encoding alpha/beta fold hydrolase; translation: MLIMGWGGDHTAWALQVAALAEEFDVIAFDNRGAGQSDAPDVTYSMVDMAEDVTGLMDELGVRTAHVVGASMGGMIGQELALRHPDRVLSLQLHGTTAHIDEWGRAVIDNFLRAKRHGNVEEFTLFVLPWILCRKTFTERRDFVEMWIQRALEYPFQTTLVGLNRQAQAIRGHDTRDRLATLRMPTLITTGTEDILVPPSASDDLHARIAGSELVRIPEAGHMHFLEQAPTFNDACLGFLRKHLN